The Gammaproteobacteria bacterium genome contains the following window.
TCCACTCATAAAGCGCCCTAACAAGGTAAGGTCGACTAGAGGTCATGATGCTCTCTAAGCTCGCATTCTGATTCTGTTAAACTGGCCTGAAACGCTTCGCGTTGAAAAAGACGTTTTGCATAGGCTTTTATGGGCGCAGAAGAATTAGGTAATTCAATATCAAGCGCCGGCAAACGCCATAATAGAGGGGCTAAATAACAATCAACTAATGAAAATTCTTCGCTCATAAAGTAAGGCATAGTGCCAAACAGTGGGGCGAGTGAAACAAGATTTTCACGAAGTTCTTTGCGCGCCGCGTCACTTGTTTTGTCCTTAGCCAGAATCGCTAATAAAAGCTTATACCAATCATTATCAATTCTAAACATCATGAGACGGCTTTTAGCACGCGCCACAGGATATACAGGCAGCAGGGGTGGGTGAGGGAAACGCTCGTCTAAATATTCCATAATAATATTAGATTGATACAACACTAAGTCTCTATCAACTAAAGTAGGAACACTTTGATAAGGGTTAAGTTCAATT
Protein-coding sequences here:
- the sspA gene encoding stringent starvation protein A, which gives rise to MTLYSGPLCPYSHRVRIVLAEKGVSVDILNVDVDNPPEDLIELNPYQSVPTLVDRDLVLYQSNIIMEYLDERFPHPPLLPVYPVARAKSRLMMFRIDNDWYKLLLAILAKDKTSDAARKELRENLVSLAPLFGTMPYFMSEEFSLVDCYLAPLLWRLPALDIELPNSSAPIKAYAKRLFQREAFQASLTESECELREHHDL